Proteins co-encoded in one Corylus avellana chromosome ca9, CavTom2PMs-1.0 genomic window:
- the LOC132161867 gene encoding uncharacterized protein LOC132161867 isoform X2 — MEEEIRRLRKSLGAFCNHLESNCDALKQSLDRRPIPLDSVSSSFIKCLNRRVSSASADLNVLDSMTCGTVSFEELLGHCNEVYKKNQSDLVLLQDRLQSFGYHIPVEIGEEEEEFHCSSTPNGLELKDGFDPPSSYCGLDSLTGSIMKSLEEDSLLDECLSLKKLGLSDACLATLASEATGQADNIAEHRNHLVFGEVEEMLKSVETPKPLIKVSIDDYESLPSYMKGLAQWEDLLDAVEKINSSLSKKEETKGSNYFHQDEISSFGLGPKARSYLLLLVRMNRLVVETIDGLLSYRVL; from the exons ATGGAAGAGGAGATCAGGAGGTTGAGGAAATCGTTGGGGGCATTCTGCAACCACTTGGAGTCGAATTGCGACGCTCTCAAGCAATCCCTCGATCGCCGTCCCATTCCTCTCG ATTCGGTGTCATCGAGCTTCATAAAATGCCTGAACCGGCGTGTATCGAGCGCCAGCGCCGATCTCAACGTGCTCGATTCGATGACGTGCGGGACCGTCTCATTCGAGGAGCTTTTAGGCCACTGCAACGAGGTTTACAAGAAGAACCAGAGCGATCTTGTCCTGCTCCAGGACCGCCTCCAGAGCTTTGGATACCACATTCCCG TTGAGattggtgaagaagaagaagagtttcacTGTTCATCAACACCGAATGGTTTGGAATTGAAGGATGGATTCGATCCACCATCTTCTTATTGTGGATTAGACTCTTTGACCGGTTCTATTATGAAGAGTTTGGAAGAAGATTCTTT ATTAGATGAATGTCTGAGTTTGAAAAAGCTTGGGCTTTCAGACGCTTGCCTTGCCACTTTGGCATCTGAAG CTACTGGCCAGGCTGATAACATAGCTGAACACAGAAACCACTTAGTTTTTG GGGAAGTAGAGGAAATGTTAAAGTCAGTTGAAACTCCCAAGCCTTTGATAAAGGTATCAATTGATGATTATGAGAGTCTTCCTTCCTACATGAAAGGCCTAGCACAGTGGGAG GATCTGCTTGATGCTGTTGAGAAGATCAATTCAAGCCTGAGCAAGAAAGAGGAAACAAAGGGAAGTAACTACTTCCACCAAGATGAAATTTCATCATTCGGGTTGG GTCCTAAAGCAAGATCTTATTTGCTGCTACTTGTACGCATGAATCGGTTGGTTGTTGAGACGATTGATGGATTGTTATCCTACCGAGTTTTATAG
- the LOC132161867 gene encoding uncharacterized protein LOC132161867 isoform X1 — translation MEEEIRRLRKSLGAFCNHLESNCDALKQSLDRRPIPLDSVSSSFIKCLNRRVSSASADLNVLDSMTCGTVSFEELLGHCNEVYKKNQSDLVLLQDRLQSFGYHIPEVEIGEEEEEFHCSSTPNGLELKDGFDPPSSYCGLDSLTGSIMKSLEEDSLLDECLSLKKLGLSDACLATLASEATGQADNIAEHRNHLVFGEVEEMLKSVETPKPLIKVSIDDYESLPSYMKGLAQWEDLLDAVEKINSSLSKKEETKGSNYFHQDEISSFGLGPKARSYLLLLVRMNRLVVETIDGLLSYRVL, via the exons ATGGAAGAGGAGATCAGGAGGTTGAGGAAATCGTTGGGGGCATTCTGCAACCACTTGGAGTCGAATTGCGACGCTCTCAAGCAATCCCTCGATCGCCGTCCCATTCCTCTCG ATTCGGTGTCATCGAGCTTCATAAAATGCCTGAACCGGCGTGTATCGAGCGCCAGCGCCGATCTCAACGTGCTCGATTCGATGACGTGCGGGACCGTCTCATTCGAGGAGCTTTTAGGCCACTGCAACGAGGTTTACAAGAAGAACCAGAGCGATCTTGTCCTGCTCCAGGACCGCCTCCAGAGCTTTGGATACCACATTCCCG AAGTTGAGattggtgaagaagaagaagagtttcacTGTTCATCAACACCGAATGGTTTGGAATTGAAGGATGGATTCGATCCACCATCTTCTTATTGTGGATTAGACTCTTTGACCGGTTCTATTATGAAGAGTTTGGAAGAAGATTCTTT ATTAGATGAATGTCTGAGTTTGAAAAAGCTTGGGCTTTCAGACGCTTGCCTTGCCACTTTGGCATCTGAAG CTACTGGCCAGGCTGATAACATAGCTGAACACAGAAACCACTTAGTTTTTG GGGAAGTAGAGGAAATGTTAAAGTCAGTTGAAACTCCCAAGCCTTTGATAAAGGTATCAATTGATGATTATGAGAGTCTTCCTTCCTACATGAAAGGCCTAGCACAGTGGGAG GATCTGCTTGATGCTGTTGAGAAGATCAATTCAAGCCTGAGCAAGAAAGAGGAAACAAAGGGAAGTAACTACTTCCACCAAGATGAAATTTCATCATTCGGGTTGG GTCCTAAAGCAAGATCTTATTTGCTGCTACTTGTACGCATGAATCGGTTGGTTGTTGAGACGATTGATGGATTGTTATCCTACCGAGTTTTATAG